ACCAGGCTGACCTGGCCGTCGCGGGTGACGATGCTCGGGCTCATGGAGGAGAGCATGCGCTTGCCCGGCTCGATGGCGTTGGCGTCGCTGCCGACCACACCGAAGGCGTTGGCCACGCCCGGCTTGGCGCTGAAGTCGTCCATCTCGTCGTTGAGCAGGAAGCCGGCGCCCTTGACCACCACGCCGCTGCCGAAGTCCCAGTTGAGGGTGTAGGTGTTGCTGACGGCGTTGCCGTCCTTGTCGACGATGGAGAAGTGCGTGGTCTGGTGCGGCTCCAGGCCCGGACGGACCTTCTCGGTGGGCGAGATGGCGTTCGGGTTGACCTCGGTGGCGCGCTTGGCGATGTAGGCCGGGGCGGTCAGTTGGGCCTCGGGCACCTTGGAGAAGTCCGGGTCGCCCAGGTAGTCGGCGCGGTCGGCGAACACGCGCTTCTCGATTTCCGCGAGCAGGTGGATGTACTTGGCGGAGTTCAGCTCCACGCCCTTGAAGTCGGCGGCGCGCTGTTCCTTGATGCCGATCAGCTGGGCCAGGGCGATGCCGCCTGAGCTCGGCAGCGGTGCGGTGTACAGGGTGTTGCCCTGCCAGTCGATGCGCATCGGTTCGCGCCACTTGGCCTCGTAGCCGGAGAGGTCTTCCTGGGTGATCAGGCCGCCGTCGTGCTTCATCTGCGCGACCAGCAGCTTGGCGGTCTCGCCCTTGTAGAAGTCGTCCGGCCCCTTGTCGGCGATGCGCTCCAGGGTCTTGGCCAGCTCCGGCTGCTTGAAGGTTTCGCCCGGCGACAGGGTGCCGAAGTAGTCGCCGAAGTTGGTCTTGCCGTTGAACAGCGCGATGGCGTCCTGGCGGTACTGGTACTGCTGGTCGGCGACCTTGAAGCCGGTCCTGGCGTAGCCGATGGCCGGGGTCAGCAGTTCGCTCCACTTCAGCTTGCCGAAGCGCTTGTGCGCTTCCCACAGGCCCATCACGGTGCCGGGCACGCCGGCGGCCTTGGTGCCCACCAGGCTGAGGTTCTCGATCACCTCGCCCTTGTCGTTCAGGTACATGGTCTTGGTCGCGGCCTTGGGGGCGATCTCGCGGTAGTCGAGGAAGTAGGGCTTGCCGTCGACGTACAGGGTCATGAAGCCACCGCCGCCGATGT
This Pseudomonas sp. ATCC 13867 DNA region includes the following protein-coding sequences:
- the ggt gene encoding gamma-glutamyltransferase; the protein is MRVFHFSKLPLGVAILAASSSVFAASLDGGAVAAPDQYGAKVAADVLKKGGNAVDAAVATAFTLAVTYPEAGNIGGGGFMTLYVDGKPYFLDYREIAPKAATKTMYLNDKGEVIENLSLVGTKAAGVPGTVMGLWEAHKRFGKLKWSELLTPAIGYARTGFKVADQQYQYRQDAIALFNGKTNFGDYFGTLSPGETFKQPELAKTLERIADKGPDDFYKGETAKLLVAQMKHDGGLITQEDLSGYEAKWREPMRIDWQGNTLYTAPLPSSGGIALAQLIGIKEQRAADFKGVELNSAKYIHLLAEIEKRVFADRADYLGDPDFSKVPEAQLTAPAYIAKRATEVNPNAISPTEKVRPGLEPHQTTHFSIVDKDGNAVSNTYTLNWDFGSGVVVKGAGFLLNDEMDDFSAKPGVANAFGVVGSDANAIEPGKRMLSSMSPSIVTRDGQVSLVLGTPGGSRIFTSIFQVLNNVYDFHLPLEKAVAAQRVHHQLLPKDTIYYDAYAPLTGKVADELKGMGYTLEDQGWNMGDIQAIRVNGKALETASDPRGRGVGLVVAQ